A single window of Rhipicephalus microplus isolate Deutch F79 chromosome 5, USDA_Rmic, whole genome shotgun sequence DNA harbors:
- the LOC119173886 gene encoding major facilitator superfamily domain-containing protein 6-like, which produces MAVIFAIMPLTAVVFKPVCGFIIDRTRNVTAVIIVLQVLCTVFYGIAFFCPSAISDGATYQGHLSCPLGEFDITGTSRSERCPHSGSGSLVCVLSTEKRVWEGVSASLTLDDKIVLANGSEPCKNLRNSEWNTNDFPFIPSDMKCSCDAALYHNRNFWIYAVSAILGFALAAALNSVGDAAVSNALGSDIEIFGRQRLFGTLSYGMTSPLIGYLVDVASSETFTDYRPCFYVFASAMLLDMILILAVPRMRVAEVSVNFFKGIGQLLSSPEILLFTFFTFLVGSMMGFLNAFETWFLEDLGTPTYLIGLTKTIQCFGAEPVLFFLSAYILRRIGYFYSYSLAFVLFACKVIGYSFLRDVWGSLAVNIVGGAIFPMVYAAMAVFAKKKARPGTAASMVCILGANYDGLGSAVGSLVGGLSVDKIGASLTFRYIGFSSVAAALLSALCYFLLRCTTDHEYDITPEKPKPSTLSGTCDSRSSPKLEHGTHVENSQSV; this is translated from the exons ATGGCGGTCATATTCGCCATCATGCCACTCACGGCGGTCGTCTTCAAGCCAGTGTGCGGTTTCATTATCGACCGAACCCGGAACGTCACCGCCGTCATCATCGTCCTGCAAGTTCTGTGCACTGTATTTTACGGTATCGCTTTCTTCTGCCCCAGTGCCATATCTGACGGTGCGACATACCAGGGTCATCTGAGTTGCCCGCTGGGGGAGTTCGACATCACTGGGACTTCGAGATCGGAACGGTGTCCTCACAGCGGAAGTGGTTCCTTAGTTTGTGTGCTGTCAACGGAAAAACGTGTATGGGAAGGGGTCAGCGCTAGCCTTACCTTGGACGACAAAATAGTGTTGGCCAATGGGTCTGAACCATGTAAGAACCTTCGCAATAGCGAGTGGAATACAAACGACTTCCCCTTCATTCCAAGTGACATGAAGTGCTCTTGCGACGCTGCACTGTACCATAACCGAAACTTCTGGATCTACGCCGTTTCCGCAATCCTGGGCTTCGCTTTGGCCGCAGCGCTGAACAGCGTTGGTGACGCCGCCGTTAGCAACGCACTTGGCTCTGACATTGAAATCTTCGGCAGACAGCGTCTCTTCGGCACGCTAAGCTACGGAATGACGTCGCCTCTCATAGGATACTTAGTGGACGTCGCCAGCAGCGAAACATTTACCGATTACAGGCCGTGCTTTTATGTGTTCGCTAGTGCCATGCTTCTGGACATGATTCTTATCCTCGCCGTCCCTAGGATGCGCGTCGCCGAAGTCTCCGTCAACTTCTTCAAGGGTATCGGGCAGCTCTTGTCAAGTCCCGAGATCCTTCTTTTCACCTTCTTCACATTCCTAGTGGGATCCATGATGGGCTTTCTCAACGCGTTCGAGACATGGTTCCTAGAAGACTTGGGAACACCAACGTACCTCATAGGCCTGACCAAGACAATTCAGTGCTTCGGCGCTGAACCCGTGCTGTTTTTCCTTTCGGCGTATATACTTAGGAGGATAGGATACTTCTACTCCTACTCGCTGGCGTTCGTGCTGTTCGCGTGCAAGGTCATTGGTTATTCGTTCTTGCGAGATGTCTGGGGATCGCTTGCGGTGAACATTGTTGGGGGAGCCATTTTCCCGATGGTGTACGCAGCTATGGCTGTGTTCGCTAAGAAGAAGGCCAGGCCTGGAACTGCCGCCTCGATGGTCTGCATTCTCGGAGCCAACTACGATGGCCTTG GTTCGGCAGTGGGCAGTCTGGTAGGAGGCCTGAGCGTCGACAAGATCGGAGCCAGCCTGAccttccgctacataggcttttcATCGGTGGCTGCAGCGCTTCTCAGTGCGCTGTGCTACTTCCTTCTTCGATGTACTACCGATCACGAATACG ATATAACGCCGGAAAAACCCAAGCCATCTACACTTTCGGGCACCTGTGATTCCCGTTCTTCGCCGAAGCTCGAACACGGAACGCACGTAGAAAACTCGCAAAGCGTTTAG